In Candidatus Bathyarchaeia archaeon, a single genomic region encodes these proteins:
- a CDS encoding 50S ribosomal protein L37e, protein MGSKGTTSLGKMGGKGTHIRCRRCGRHAYHVRKKRCAACGFGEITKLRRYSWQNKKINRTRIV, encoded by the coding sequence ATGGGCAGCAAAGGAACCACATCACTAGGGAAGATGGGCGGAAAAGGCACGCACATTAGATGCCGAAGATGTGGCCGACACGCCTACCACGTCCGGAAGAAACGCTGCGCTGCATGTGGCTTCGGAGAGATTACAAAGCTTCGACGCTACTCATGGCAAAACAAGAAGATCAACCGGACAAGAATCGTCTAG
- a CDS encoding PQQ-binding-like beta-propeller repeat protein: MRIFQAAVSLFFLGLMLGSNWAASAAESTTMLGNTPWPMFRHDLQHTGRSPYLGAQSFHLKWRFDAGGEGLDSSPAIDASGNVYAQSRSGFLYSLYSNGTLRWKFATNDAVVGGFLGIESSPVIGSNGIVYIGSSDDNLYAIFPNGTLSWRFATSGPIQSTPAIGNDGTIYVGSNDNDLYAITQTGQLKWKIPTGGAVVSSPAIDFIGNGPALTGIIYVGSNDTRLYAITLSGSLKWSFKTGGEIISSPAIGLGGIVYAGSRDGYLYSVNRGGNLVWRFQTQCAIDASPAIGPKGTVYFGAGFCSDGLYAINRDGTLLWHHGLPEVRSSAAIGSDGTIYVGVDDPVSAFNPDGTVKWTGPTGFIFYSSPAIAPDGTIYVGTEYHGTLLAID; the protein is encoded by the coding sequence ATGCGGATTTTCCAGGCAGCCGTTTCTCTCTTCTTCCTTGGACTCATGCTGGGCTCAAATTGGGCCGCATCTGCCGCCGAATCTACAACGATGCTTGGCAATACTCCTTGGCCAATGTTTCGTCATGACCTGCAACACACTGGCCGTTCACCATATCTAGGAGCACAATCGTTTCATCTGAAATGGAGATTTGACGCTGGAGGAGAAGGGCTTGACTCATCTCCCGCAATAGACGCGAGCGGCAATGTCTATGCGCAAAGTCGAAGTGGATTCTTGTATTCTCTATATTCAAATGGCACGTTGAGATGGAAATTTGCCACGAACGACGCTGTTGTTGGAGGATTTCTTGGCATAGAGTCTTCTCCAGTAATTGGTTCAAACGGAATAGTCTACATTGGGAGTTCCGACGACAATCTCTATGCTATATTCCCGAACGGAACCTTGAGTTGGCGATTTGCCACCTCGGGTCCTATCCAATCCACACCCGCTATTGGAAACGATGGCACCATTTACGTCGGGAGTAACGATAACGATCTCTACGCCATAACTCAGACTGGGCAACTCAAGTGGAAAATTCCTACCGGGGGTGCCGTCGTCTCGTCTCCGGCGATTGACTTCATAGGAAATGGCCCAGCGCTAACGGGAATCATTTATGTTGGAAGCAATGACACGAGGCTCTACGCCATTACTTTGTCGGGTTCCTTGAAGTGGAGCTTCAAAACTGGAGGCGAAATCATCTCTTCTCCCGCAATAGGTTTGGGAGGCATTGTCTACGCGGGAAGTAGGGATGGGTACCTTTACTCCGTGAATCGTGGAGGGAACTTGGTTTGGCGTTTTCAGACGCAGTGCGCAATCGACGCCTCACCGGCCATTGGGCCCAAGGGAACGGTCTATTTCGGAGCGGGTTTCTGTAGCGATGGTCTCTACGCTATCAATAGAGATGGCACTCTACTCTGGCACCATGGATTACCCGAAGTCCGTTCATCAGCTGCAATCGGTTCCGATGGGACAATTTATGTCGGAGTAGATGACCCAGTTTCTGCATTCAATCCAGACGGGACTGTAAAATGGACTGGTCCCACTGGATTCATCTTCTATTCTTCCCCAGCAATAGCTCCAGACGGCACGATTTACGTAGGTACAGAATATCATGGTACTCTTCTCGCGATCGACTGA